One Streptomyces sp. P9-A2 DNA window includes the following coding sequences:
- a CDS encoding PI-PLC domain-containing protein yields MRTPHVLLATATALLAAVVAPTPAAGADAVPAPGTFYVQSAATGLNAAGNAGSVEQHRPRGNEDHQQWNLRPNGASSLLENTDTPGACLGRVGDQARTVPCASAEAAWDITPAGADRYTLGAPGTDRRLTVAPRPSGANHPAQLALSAGSSDLAHWYLTPVSPVTRPMPPQGSRTLDQITFLTSHNAYANGVDGGFAPPFVNLFPNQTRGIERQLADGVRGFMLDIHQTPDGAILCHNSCTLVSRPVALWVDIQRMVDFLETHPDQVVTVFLEDYVDPGVLRAELARVSGLSDVLYRPDRSGVRENGWPTMADLTAAGKRLLIFSDHSRSADQSAGLTRDSFGVMYQREWTVENHWSMGSGVGASDWSCYSRWYDVGADIPLTRTEPGFRPLFVMNHFRDTPMANTAGTDNAKLADRARRFCQPAARKKPNFLAVDRYDLGNPAAAVADLNTYTYP; encoded by the coding sequence ATGCGCACCCCCCACGTCCTGCTCGCCACGGCCACCGCTCTTCTCGCGGCGGTCGTGGCACCGACCCCCGCGGCCGGAGCCGACGCGGTACCGGCGCCCGGCACCTTCTACGTGCAGAGCGCGGCCACGGGACTGAACGCGGCCGGCAACGCCGGATCCGTCGAGCAGCACCGGCCGCGCGGCAACGAGGACCACCAGCAGTGGAACCTGCGCCCGAACGGCGCCTCCTCCCTCCTGGAGAACACGGACACCCCGGGCGCCTGCCTGGGCCGCGTCGGCGACCAGGCCAGGACCGTCCCCTGCGCGAGCGCCGAGGCGGCCTGGGACATCACCCCCGCCGGTGCCGACCGGTACACACTCGGCGCACCCGGCACCGACCGGCGCCTCACGGTCGCACCCAGACCCTCCGGCGCCAACCATCCCGCCCAACTCGCCCTCTCCGCAGGCTCCTCGGACCTCGCCCACTGGTATCTCACCCCGGTCTCTCCCGTCACCCGCCCCATGCCGCCCCAAGGCAGCCGCACCCTGGACCAGATCACCTTCCTCACCTCGCACAACGCCTACGCCAACGGAGTCGACGGCGGCTTCGCCCCGCCCTTCGTCAACCTCTTCCCCAACCAGACGCGAGGCATCGAACGCCAACTCGCCGACGGAGTACGCGGATTCATGCTGGACATCCACCAGACCCCGGACGGCGCGATCCTCTGCCACAACAGCTGCACCCTGGTCAGCAGGCCCGTCGCGCTCTGGGTCGACATCCAGCGCATGGTCGACTTCCTCGAGACCCACCCCGACCAGGTCGTCACCGTGTTCCTGGAGGACTACGTCGACCCCGGTGTGCTGCGCGCCGAACTCGCCCGCGTCAGCGGCCTGTCGGATGTGCTCTACCGGCCGGACCGCAGCGGCGTACGGGAGAACGGCTGGCCGACGATGGCGGACCTGACCGCGGCCGGAAAGCGACTGCTGATCTTCAGTGACCACAGCCGCTCCGCCGATCAGTCCGCGGGGCTGACCCGGGACAGCTTCGGCGTCATGTACCAGCGCGAGTGGACCGTCGAGAACCACTGGTCCATGGGCTCGGGCGTCGGCGCTTCCGACTGGTCCTGCTACAGCCGCTGGTACGACGTCGGTGCCGACATCCCCCTCACCCGCACCGAACCGGGCTTCCGCCCCCTCTTCGTCATGAACCACTTCCGGGACACCCCGATGGCGAACACGGCCGGTACGGACAACGCCAAACTCGCCGACCGCGCCCGCAGGTTCTGCCAGCCCGCCGCCCGCAAGAAGCCCAACTTCCTCGCCGTGGACCGCTACGACCTCGGCAACCCGGCGGCCGCCGTCGCCGACCTCAACACGTACACGTATCCGTAA
- a CDS encoding glycoside hydrolase family 19 protein, with protein MSRRRISSVLAAVVIAASAPVLLPAATASAAPASAAAACSSYPNWVAGQWYNAGDVVRYTDGRAYVAEHGNPGYDPIISTWYWEPYSCDNGPGTPVGNFVVSEAQFNQMFPNRNSFYTYSGLKAALSAYPGFANTGSDTVKKQEAAAFLANVSHETGGLVHVVEQNTANYSHYCDWGQPYGCPAGQSGYYGRGPIQLSWNFNYKAAGDALGIDLLNNPWLVQNDASVAWKTALWYWNTQSGPGSMTGHNAMVNQAGFGQTIRSINGSLECDGRNPAQVQSRVTTYQQFTQILGTSPGGNLYC; from the coding sequence TTGTCGAGACGCCGCATCTCCTCCGTTCTGGCTGCCGTCGTCATCGCCGCCAGTGCGCCCGTGCTGCTCCCCGCCGCGACGGCTTCCGCCGCCCCCGCCTCGGCCGCCGCCGCGTGTTCCAGCTACCCGAACTGGGTCGCCGGACAGTGGTACAACGCCGGCGACGTCGTCCGCTACACCGACGGCCGGGCGTACGTCGCCGAGCACGGCAATCCGGGCTACGACCCGATCATCAGTACCTGGTACTGGGAGCCGTACTCCTGTGACAACGGCCCCGGAACACCGGTCGGGAACTTCGTCGTGTCCGAGGCACAGTTCAACCAGATGTTCCCGAACCGGAACTCCTTCTACACCTACAGCGGGTTGAAGGCGGCCCTGAGTGCCTACCCCGGCTTCGCCAACACGGGCAGCGACACGGTGAAGAAGCAGGAGGCCGCCGCCTTCCTGGCCAACGTCAGCCACGAGACCGGTGGTCTGGTGCATGTGGTCGAGCAGAACACGGCCAACTACTCGCACTACTGCGACTGGGGGCAGCCGTACGGCTGCCCGGCCGGTCAGTCCGGCTACTACGGGCGCGGGCCGATCCAGCTGAGCTGGAACTTCAACTACAAGGCCGCGGGCGACGCGCTCGGCATCGATCTGCTGAACAACCCCTGGCTGGTGCAGAACGACGCGTCCGTCGCCTGGAAGACGGCCCTGTGGTACTGGAACACCCAGTCCGGTCCCGGCAGCATGACGGGGCACAACGCCATGGTCAACCAGGCCGGTTTCGGCCAGACGATCCGCAGCATCAACGGCTCCCTGGAGTGCGACGGCCGCAACCCGGCGCAGGTGCAGAGCAGGGTGACCACGTATCAGCAGTTCACCCAGATCCTCGGAACGTCACCCGGCGGCAACCTGTACTGCTGA
- a CDS encoding LLM class flavin-dependent oxidoreductase, giving the protein MSLTFHWFLPTNGDSRHVVGGGHGTPASASGRDRPPTVAYLSQIARAAEQLGFVGALTPTGAWCEDAWLTTAMVSRHTERLKFLVAFRPGFVSPTLAAQMASTFQRQSGGRLLLNVVTGGESHEQRAYGDFLDKEARYRRTDEFLRIVRDLWGGETVSLDGEHLSVQNASLARVPDPVPEVYFGGSSPAAVEVAARHVDVYLTWGEPPAQVAEKIERVRSAAAREGRTLRFGVRLHVITRDTAEQAWSEAFRLLDGFDRETVRSVQAGLARSESEGQRRMLALHGGSRDGLEVHPNLWAGIGLVRGGAGTALVGSHDEVAERIKEYHALGIEEFVLSGYPHLEEAYWFGEGVLPRLAAQGLWRHPFQEDVEPAVPAQVPFAR; this is encoded by the coding sequence GTGTCCCTCACCTTCCACTGGTTCCTGCCCACCAACGGCGACAGCCGCCACGTCGTCGGTGGCGGTCACGGCACCCCGGCGTCCGCCTCGGGACGGGACCGGCCGCCGACCGTCGCCTATCTGAGCCAGATCGCCCGTGCCGCGGAGCAGCTCGGCTTCGTGGGTGCCCTGACCCCCACCGGCGCCTGGTGCGAGGACGCCTGGCTGACCACCGCCATGGTCAGCCGGCACACCGAACGGCTGAAGTTCCTGGTCGCCTTCCGGCCGGGATTCGTCTCGCCGACCCTCGCCGCGCAGATGGCGTCCACCTTCCAGCGGCAGTCCGGCGGACGGCTTCTGCTCAACGTCGTCACCGGCGGTGAGAGCCATGAGCAGCGCGCTTACGGCGACTTCCTCGACAAGGAAGCGCGCTACCGCCGTACCGATGAATTCCTGCGGATCGTACGGGACCTGTGGGGTGGTGAGACCGTCAGCCTGGACGGGGAGCATCTGAGTGTGCAGAACGCGTCCCTGGCCCGGGTGCCCGACCCGGTGCCCGAGGTGTATTTCGGCGGCTCCTCGCCCGCCGCCGTGGAGGTGGCCGCCCGGCACGTCGACGTCTACCTCACCTGGGGCGAGCCGCCCGCGCAGGTCGCCGAGAAGATCGAACGGGTGCGGTCGGCCGCCGCCCGCGAGGGCCGCACCCTGCGGTTCGGTGTCCGGCTGCACGTCATCACCCGCGATACCGCCGAACAGGCCTGGTCCGAGGCGTTCCGGCTGCTCGACGGATTCGACCGGGAGACCGTGCGATCCGTCCAGGCCGGGCTCGCCCGAAGCGAGTCCGAGGGGCAGCGGCGCATGCTCGCCCTGCACGGCGGCAGCCGGGACGGGCTGGAGGTCCATCCCAATCTCTGGGCGGGTATCGGGCTGGTGCGCGGCGGCGCGGGCACCGCCCTGGTCGGCAGCCACGACGAGGTCGCCGAGCGGATCAAGGAGTATCACGCTCTGGGGATAGAGGAGTTCGTCCTCTCCGGCTACCCGCACCTGGAGGAGGCGTACTGGTTCGGTGAGGGTGTCCTGCCGCGCCTCGCCGCACAGGGGCTGTGGCGGCATCCCTTCCAGGAGGACGTGGAGCCCGCGGTCCCCGCCCAGGTGCCGTTCGCGCGATAG
- a CDS encoding SfnB family sulfur acquisition oxidoreductase, giving the protein MTGGTAHVIADDAEALAVAAALAQEFRAEASARDAERRLPRAEVDRLASSGLLAVTVPAEYGGADVSQETLAEIFRLLAAADASLSQIPQSHFVYVNVIRRHGTDTQRTFFFAELLAGRRLGNAQSEAGTRHVQDIRTRLEPRPDGSYVLKGVKHYATGALFADWIPVLARAEDDNLHVAFVPRDAPGLTVTDDWDGMGQRTTASGTVRLDGVPVAVGHLFPHHLTFRGPQLHGANAQLLHAAIDAGIAGGALAEAAEFVRTKSRPWFESGFDAAADDPLLVQRFGELAILVRASEALLREAARSVDTARAALTDTSAAEASIAVAAAKAHAADTAVEVAGALFELAGTRAALNSSNLHRHWRDARTHTLHDPVRWKIQHIGRYVLSGTLPPRHGLL; this is encoded by the coding sequence TTGACCGGGGGCACCGCACACGTCATCGCCGACGACGCGGAAGCGCTCGCCGTCGCCGCCGCCCTGGCCCAGGAGTTCCGCGCGGAGGCCTCCGCGCGCGACGCCGAACGCCGGCTGCCGCGTGCAGAGGTGGACCGGCTCGCCTCGTCCGGTCTGCTCGCCGTCACCGTCCCGGCCGAGTACGGCGGGGCGGACGTGAGCCAGGAGACCCTGGCGGAGATCTTCCGGCTGCTGGCCGCGGCCGACGCCAGTCTCTCCCAGATCCCGCAGAGCCACTTCGTCTACGTCAATGTGATTCGCCGTCATGGAACCGACACCCAGCGCACGTTCTTCTTCGCGGAGCTGCTCGCGGGCCGTCGCCTCGGCAACGCCCAGTCCGAGGCGGGCACCCGGCACGTCCAGGACATCCGCACCCGCCTGGAGCCCCGGCCGGACGGTTCGTACGTCCTCAAGGGCGTCAAGCACTACGCCACCGGAGCCCTCTTCGCCGACTGGATCCCCGTCCTGGCCCGCGCCGAGGACGACAACCTGCACGTCGCCTTCGTTCCGCGGGACGCCCCGGGCCTCACCGTGACCGACGATTGGGACGGCATGGGGCAGCGGACCACGGCCAGCGGCACCGTGCGCCTGGACGGTGTCCCGGTGGCGGTCGGCCACCTCTTCCCGCACCATCTCACCTTCCGTGGCCCTCAATTGCACGGAGCGAATGCCCAGTTGCTGCACGCCGCGATCGACGCGGGGATCGCCGGGGGAGCGCTGGCGGAGGCCGCCGAGTTCGTCCGGACGAAGAGCCGTCCCTGGTTCGAGAGCGGCTTCGACGCCGCGGCCGACGACCCCCTGCTCGTCCAGCGGTTCGGCGAACTCGCCATCCTCGTACGGGCGTCGGAGGCGTTGCTGCGGGAGGCCGCCCGCTCCGTGGACACCGCCCGCGCCGCTCTCACCGACACCTCGGCCGCCGAGGCGTCCATCGCGGTGGCCGCCGCGAAGGCGCACGCCGCCGACACCGCGGTCGAGGTGGCCGGCGCTCTCTTCGAACTCGCCGGTACCCGCGCGGCCCTCAACTCCTCGAATCTGCACCGGCACTGGCGCGACGCCCGCACCCACACCCTGCACGACCCGGTGCGCTGGAAGATCCAGCACATCGGCCGGTACGTGCTGAGCGGGACGCTGCCGCCCCGCCACGGCCTGCTCTGA
- the ssuE gene encoding NADPH-dependent FMN reductase, whose protein sequence is MATVLSVSGSPSAFSRTNRLLRHLDQRLTAQGHEVIPLDVRTLPAEALLGADLRHPAVVEAAELFARADGVVVGTPVYKASYSGVLKALLDLLPQYALTGKTVLPLATGGSTAHVLAIDYALRPVLNSMGAAHIVQGWFTLDKDITVHDDGSLAIAQGTAEALAQVVDQFSAALRPAAPATLAVAS, encoded by the coding sequence ATGGCCACCGTCCTGTCCGTCTCCGGCAGTCCCTCCGCCTTCTCCCGTACCAACAGGCTGCTGCGCCACCTGGACCAGCGGCTGACCGCGCAGGGGCACGAGGTGATCCCGCTCGATGTGCGCACCCTCCCCGCCGAGGCGCTGCTCGGCGCGGACCTCCGCCATCCGGCCGTCGTGGAGGCCGCCGAACTGTTCGCCCGTGCCGACGGCGTGGTCGTCGGCACTCCCGTCTACAAGGCGTCGTACTCCGGTGTCCTCAAGGCGCTCCTCGACCTGCTGCCGCAGTACGCGCTGACCGGCAAGACGGTGCTGCCGCTGGCCACCGGTGGCAGCACCGCCCACGTCCTGGCCATCGACTACGCCCTGCGCCCGGTCCTGAACTCCATGGGCGCGGCCCACATCGTGCAGGGCTGGTTCACCCTCGACAAGGACATCACCGTGCACGACGACGGCTCGCTGGCCATCGCCCAGGGCACCGCCGAGGCCCTCGCCCAGGTGGTCGACCAGTTCTCGGCGGCCCTGCGCCCCGCCGCCCCGGCGACACTGGCGGTAGCGAGTTGA
- a CDS encoding acyl-CoA dehydrogenase family protein: MSTATPTDWQVRPAPRTAEDWIARAAAVAAVLATDAAARDRAGATPYEEVRLLKDSGLVTLLGPVEHGGGGQNWITAYRVIREIAKADGSLGQLLGYHYLWNWAARLVGTREQWEYVEAEAARNRWFFGGAVNPRDRDVVVTEDGDDLVFTGRKSFSTGSRVSDVTVLEGILEGTDQHVFAIVPSDSAGLTFHDDWDNIGQRLTESGSVTIDGVRTSWSSAAGYVDKEFRPRVYNTLNVPTIQLVFVSFYLGIAAGALETAATYTRTRTRPWLHGGHDRAVDEPYVVDTYGDLTAKLWAVEALADAVAAEGQRLHDDPDAVTEQARGDFEVRVAAVKARATDTALEIASRVFEVTGARSTTTAEGLDRFWRDIRTHTLHDPVAYKRREVGRWVLEGELPEPTWYS; the protein is encoded by the coding sequence ATGAGCACCGCCACACCCACCGACTGGCAGGTCCGCCCCGCTCCGCGCACCGCCGAGGACTGGATCGCCCGCGCCGCGGCCGTCGCCGCCGTCCTCGCCACGGACGCCGCCGCCCGCGACCGTGCGGGCGCCACTCCGTACGAGGAGGTGCGGCTGCTGAAGGACTCCGGCCTCGTCACCTTGCTCGGTCCGGTCGAGCACGGCGGCGGAGGTCAGAACTGGATCACCGCCTACCGGGTGATCCGGGAGATCGCCAAGGCCGACGGTTCCCTCGGCCAGCTCCTCGGCTACCACTACCTGTGGAACTGGGCGGCCCGGCTGGTCGGCACCCGTGAGCAGTGGGAGTACGTGGAGGCGGAGGCCGCCCGAAACCGCTGGTTCTTCGGCGGCGCCGTCAACCCGCGCGACCGGGACGTCGTGGTCACCGAGGACGGCGACGACCTGGTCTTCACCGGCCGCAAGTCCTTCTCCACCGGCAGCAGGGTCTCCGACGTCACCGTTCTGGAGGGCATCCTGGAGGGGACCGACCAGCACGTCTTCGCGATCGTGCCCTCGGACAGCGCGGGACTGACCTTCCACGACGACTGGGACAACATCGGCCAGCGGCTCACCGAGAGCGGCAGCGTCACCATCGACGGGGTCCGCACATCCTGGTCGTCCGCGGCCGGATACGTCGACAAGGAGTTCCGGCCGCGCGTCTACAACACCCTCAACGTCCCCACCATCCAGCTGGTCTTCGTCAGCTTCTACCTCGGCATCGCGGCAGGCGCGCTGGAGACGGCGGCCACCTACACCCGTACCAGGACCCGGCCCTGGCTGCACGGCGGCCACGACCGCGCGGTCGACGAGCCGTACGTCGTCGACACCTACGGCGACCTCACCGCGAAGCTGTGGGCGGTCGAGGCCCTGGCCGACGCCGTCGCCGCCGAGGGACAGAGGCTGCACGACGACCCCGACGCGGTCACCGAGCAGGCGCGCGGCGACTTCGAGGTGCGGGTGGCCGCGGTCAAGGCCCGCGCCACCGATACCGCCCTGGAGATCGCGAGCCGCGTCTTCGAGGTGACCGGCGCCCGCTCCACCACCACGGCCGAGGGACTCGACCGGTTCTGGCGCGACATCCGCACCCACACGCTGCACGACCCGGTCGCCTACAAGCGCCGGGAGGTCGGACGCTGGGTCCTCGAGGGTGAACTGCCCGAACCCACCTGGTACTCCTGA
- the sfnG gene encoding dimethylsulfone monooxygenase SfnG, whose amino-acid sequence MPADPVKFAYWVPNVSGGLVTSTIEQRTDWGYEYNRELAVLAENNGFDYALSQVRYMASYGAEYQHESTGFSLALLLATERLKVIAAVHPGLWHPGVLAKFGATADHLSNGRFAVNVVSGWFKGEFTALGEPWLEHDERYRRSEEFIRALRTIWTEDHAELAGDFYRLRDFSLKPKPLNTPERPHPEIFQGGNSTAARAMAGRVSDWYFSNGRNHDGVVEQITDVHRAAALAGRRPPKFGLNGFLIARDTEAEARDTLREIVAKADSEAVEGFGAAVKQAGGSTADGKGMWQDSTFEDLVQYNDGFRTGLIGTPEQIAERIVAYKRLGVDLLLLGFLHYHEEVEYFGRRVLPLVRELEAALPAATDSVPVRV is encoded by the coding sequence ATGCCCGCAGATCCCGTGAAATTCGCCTACTGGGTCCCCAACGTCAGCGGCGGCCTGGTCACCAGCACCATCGAGCAACGCACCGACTGGGGATACGAGTACAACCGGGAACTCGCTGTCCTCGCCGAGAACAACGGCTTCGACTACGCCCTCAGCCAGGTGCGTTACATGGCGAGCTACGGTGCCGAATACCAGCACGAGTCCACCGGCTTCAGTCTCGCGCTGCTGCTGGCCACCGAGCGCCTGAAAGTGATCGCCGCCGTCCACCCCGGGCTCTGGCACCCGGGTGTCCTCGCCAAGTTCGGTGCGACCGCCGACCATCTGTCGAACGGCCGCTTCGCGGTCAACGTGGTCAGCGGCTGGTTCAAAGGCGAGTTCACCGCCCTCGGCGAGCCCTGGCTGGAGCACGACGAACGCTACCGCCGCTCCGAGGAGTTCATCCGCGCCCTGCGCACCATCTGGACCGAGGATCACGCCGAACTCGCCGGTGACTTCTACCGGTTGCGCGACTTCTCGCTCAAACCCAAGCCGCTGAACACACCGGAGCGTCCGCACCCGGAGATTTTCCAGGGCGGCAACTCCACCGCCGCCCGCGCCATGGCCGGCCGGGTCTCCGACTGGTACTTCTCCAACGGCCGGAACCACGACGGGGTCGTCGAACAGATCACGGACGTCCACCGGGCCGCCGCCCTGGCCGGCCGCAGGCCCCCGAAGTTCGGCCTCAACGGATTCCTCATCGCCCGCGACACCGAGGCCGAGGCCCGCGACACCCTCCGGGAGATCGTCGCCAAGGCCGACTCCGAGGCCGTCGAGGGCTTCGGCGCAGCCGTCAAGCAGGCCGGCGGGTCCACGGCCGACGGCAAGGGCATGTGGCAGGACTCCACGTTCGAGGACCTGGTCCAGTACAACGACGGCTTCCGCACCGGGCTGATCGGCACCCCGGAGCAGATCGCCGAGCGGATCGTCGCCTACAAGCGGCTCGGCGTGGACCTCCTTCTCCTCGGCTTTCTGCACTACCACGAGGAGGTCGAGTACTTCGGCCGCCGCGTCCTGCCCCTGGTGCGCGAACTGGAGGCGGCCCTTCCCGCCGCCACCGACTCCGTGCCCGTACGCGTCTGA
- a CDS encoding putative leader peptide: MTKRLDLTRRRHVDLARVSSASCRVAA, from the coding sequence ATGACGAAGCGACTGGACCTCACGCGGCGACGCCACGTCGACCTCGCGCGCGTTTCCAGCGCCTCCTGTCGCGTCGCGGCCTGA
- a CDS encoding LysR family transcriptional regulator, with protein MRTEQLEYIAAVTRLGSLRRAAEELRLSQPALSETVRNLERELGVDLLERKRSGATMSAAGQELLPHIVDILDAVDRLRAAAGEQHRIRRMVRVGTVNAATVSLLMPVVREFRTEHPLTQVEVVGAQQSDIHRTLLEGGFDLGLVNHLEGDDMPAEFESVELLRGRPVVCLRADSPLAARAEVSTDELLTEPLIAMRSGYVMHRYVHRLLAGRSPAFAYSTDGAEMGKLMVAEGLGVTVLPEFSVIGDPLERQGVIVCRPLAGDRVRVLLMLRRRRSEAVPLAARALHDTFVRQARLLGGGIGRARGAEGGGPVRG; from the coding sequence ATGCGGACGGAACAGCTGGAATACATCGCGGCCGTGACCCGGCTGGGTTCGCTGCGCCGGGCGGCGGAGGAACTGCGGCTCTCCCAGCCCGCGTTGAGTGAGACCGTACGAAATCTGGAACGCGAACTGGGCGTCGATCTCCTGGAACGCAAGCGCTCCGGAGCGACGATGAGCGCGGCGGGGCAGGAGCTGCTGCCCCACATCGTCGACATCCTGGACGCGGTGGACCGGCTGCGCGCGGCAGCGGGCGAACAGCACCGCATCCGACGGATGGTGCGCGTCGGCACGGTCAACGCGGCGACCGTGTCCCTGCTGATGCCGGTCGTGCGGGAGTTCCGGACCGAGCATCCGCTCACCCAGGTCGAGGTGGTCGGCGCGCAGCAGTCGGACATTCACCGGACGCTGCTGGAGGGCGGTTTCGATCTCGGGCTGGTGAACCACTTGGAGGGCGACGACATGCCGGCCGAGTTCGAGTCCGTCGAGCTGCTGCGCGGTCGGCCCGTGGTGTGCCTGCGGGCGGACAGCCCGCTGGCGGCACGGGCGGAGGTGTCGACGGACGAGCTGCTCACCGAGCCCCTGATCGCGATGCGCTCGGGCTATGTGATGCACCGCTATGTGCACCGGCTCCTGGCGGGCCGCTCGCCGGCGTTCGCGTACTCCACCGACGGCGCGGAGATGGGCAAGCTGATGGTCGCCGAAGGGCTCGGCGTGACGGTGCTGCCGGAGTTCAGTGTCATCGGGGATCCACTGGAGCGGCAGGGCGTGATTGTGTGCCGGCCACTGGCGGGTGACCGGGTGCGGGTGCTGCTCATGCTGCGAAGGCGCAGGTCGGAAGCCGTACCGCTGGCAGCCCGCGCCCTGCACGACACCTTCGTGCGCCAGGCCCGGCTACTGGGCGGCGGTATCGGCCGGGCCCGCGGGGCGGAGGGGGGCGGGCCGGTTCGGGGCTGA
- a CDS encoding SPW repeat protein — protein MANVSHSRSDITSHPDAPEMRARYDRMLGGRDVVLVDGPVFLLGLYCAVSPWILHYTTSQPALVTHNLIVGIAIGLLALGFTAAPARMYGLSGAMCALGVWMIVSPWIVGTGPDAGVIWNNIIIGALTLLLGIVCVGTASRSTSR, from the coding sequence ATGGCCAACGTCTCGCATTCCCGCAGTGACATCACGAGCCACCCCGATGCCCCAGAAATGCGGGCACGCTACGACCGTATGCTCGGCGGTCGTGATGTGGTCCTGGTGGACGGGCCGGTCTTCCTGCTCGGCCTCTACTGTGCGGTGTCCCCCTGGATACTCCACTACACGACGAGCCAGCCCGCGCTCGTGACCCACAACCTGATCGTCGGCATCGCGATCGGTCTGCTCGCCCTCGGCTTCACCGCCGCGCCGGCGCGCATGTACGGCCTCAGCGGAGCCATGTGCGCGCTCGGCGTGTGGATGATCGTGTCCCCGTGGATCGTCGGTACCGGTCCGGACGCGGGCGTCATCTGGAACAACATCATCATCGGCGCCCTGACCCTGCTGCTCGGCATCGTGTGCGTCGGCACGGCGTCCAGGAGCACCTCGAGGTAG
- a CDS encoding nucleoside deaminase: MVVKDTELPHLRRCVELATEALEAGDEPFGSVLVGGDGTVLAEDHNRVASGDRTRHPEFELARWAAARMTPGERAAATVYTSGEHCPMCAAAHAWVGLGRIVYVASSAQLASWLTELGVPAPPVRTLPVSEVAPGVTVDGPVPGLTEAVRQLHHRFHRAGG, encoded by the coding sequence ATGGTCGTGAAGGACACCGAACTGCCCCATCTGCGCCGCTGCGTGGAGCTGGCCACCGAGGCGCTGGAGGCCGGGGACGAGCCGTTCGGTTCGGTCCTGGTGGGCGGTGACGGCACCGTACTCGCCGAGGACCACAACCGGGTGGCCTCCGGGGACCGGACCCGGCACCCCGAGTTCGAGCTGGCGCGCTGGGCGGCTGCCCGGATGACGCCCGGTGAGCGGGCCGCCGCCACCGTGTACACCTCCGGCGAGCACTGCCCGATGTGCGCCGCCGCGCACGCCTGGGTGGGCCTCGGCCGGATCGTGTACGTCGCCTCCTCCGCCCAGCTGGCGTCCTGGCTCACCGAGCTGGGTGTGCCCGCGCCGCCGGTGCGGACGCTGCCCGTGAGCGAGGTCGCCCCCGGTGTGACCGTGGACGGGCCCGTCCCCGGGCTGACGGAGGCCGTGCGGCAGTTGCACCACCGGTTCCACCGCGCGGGCGGCTGA